The region tttttccccccataGTAATGAGACACCCTTATGTTATTTATGTACAGTTTAGCATGTAGTTTATGAACTTTAGTTTCTGAGCTCCTGTGAAGTCCTCccatgtttttttcttttggaaggaTTTGGCGTCTGTAAAAAAACTACATGAGATCTCCTGTAGTTTCTTTTAACGGTCTAGATTTAACTTTACACTATCACtcaaaaatttggaattaaaTTTAGGCCATTGAAAAGACTACAAAAGATCTCTTCTGTAAGCTTTTTTAaggcacctaagccaaatcttgTAAAGTGTTCAAAAAGAGTGGTGCTATGGTGGTGGCTTActcagtatttttatttatttaccaaatgatagaacaataaaaaataataataataataataataacaaatcctATATTCTTCCTGAATCCATGGTGGGCTGAAGTTTAGTCTTCTTTCTTGAATGAGACTTTAAATGCCACTTTGGCCCTTCTGCTTTGGTAACCAGTGATGCATTTGATGATCTAACCCTAAAAAGAAAGCTGGTCCAGGAGGAAGACAAAAACCTTGTGGGTTTGCtcatttttctttgctttttcccTGGGCCTTAGTTTGAGTCATTATACCTCGTGGCCTCTTCCATTGCACTAAAagacgagtaatgctataaggaggaTGCATATCTTCTTTGATTTCTCTTTAAATtgatgtgttttttaaaaatcatcattatatcaaaattcaatagtggtttatcacaaatttaatgataattttaaaaatcgcgTCAAAATTGGAAGAACTCAGAGCGCAAGAGtacttttagcattactctcaAAACACAATTGCAACTGTAAAGAATGATGTGCATTAAAATCCAGCTTGGAAGCAAAAGAGAATAGAGTTGACTGGGAGAAATAAGTATATATTGATCCATCAATGCTGCTAGATATGTTTGCATTTGGTTTGTTAGAATTGAGGTCAGGGTTTTCCTAACTAATGACCCATTGAGCTTCCTTAAACTGTGGTTTTTAAGTTTGAATGGGAGAATATTGACGAAGtatccgtttgagtttgcgattttaaaacgtgAAATTTTTAAAACGCAGTTAAATATTTGGTGAAATCAAAATTTggccttttaaaattatgcattttaaaaacacactcgcttgcttgcaatttgaaaacacgAACTGTTATGAATTTTTGAATCGcaactttttaaaaagaaaactccTGAACGATACatttttttgcgatttggttaaaatcacactttttatttGCAAAATCACAGTGCCAAACGCACTCAAAGTATATCACATGTACACCTCGTCCCCGGCTCATACCGTCCCTTTGACCCAATAAAGTAATTTTACGAAGGAAATGAGTTCAGAACAacttagaaaattaaaaaataataataatttttttaaaaataataataataatcatgaaACCTGTAGTCCAATGAACCTTAGAAAGTATGAGGATTAAATTTTGGGATGAGATTGTAAAAATTGGGCAGGGCCAGTTTATAGACTTTAAACCCCATTTCCAGCCCATATCGCCCCTAATCAGTAATGGGGGTGGGTCATCCATTTGAACAACCCCCATCACTATCCTGAATGAAATGTGAAGGGGACTGAAAATAGAATTTCAAATTcagatttttctaattaaatgaATATTCACATATTAAGAAGGCTCCAATCTAGCTATACATTTCTATGTTATACCTCATTCATGCAATTTAAACTTGATTAAAATCCACATTCCTTTCCAaattcaaatgatttttttttcttttcttttttggggtaaATATAAATTTACTCCCAACTAATCGCGTGATTCAATTTACTTTCTCAATTTCCAAATTCAACTTTTAATTCTTaaagtttttcaaattttttgtttctccTGTCCAAAAGCATCTAAAACTATGCCACatcagttaaaaaaataaaaatatttttgtgctttattaaaaaattaaaatctaaaaaaaaaaaaaactaattccacagcgcaatttttttttttttttttagattttcatttttttaataaagttgaaaaaaatatgtGAGGTGGCAAAAATGCTAATGTGGCATTAACCCCAGCATTTTTAGACAATTTTGGATGTAAgaagtgaaatgaaaatttcaaaaaacttaaggcatgtttgggtgatttttgtttttcaaatgctgctttttaaaattcaaattctactcagattttatctaactttttctaattttgtatcaggttttttaaatcattcaaacataatttcaattttGTCGGTATTagcaattttgaatatttttttaaaaaatcgcacacccaacAAGCcctataaaaagttaaaaatcaaatttagaaaACAGGGATTAAATTGAAATAGCGTGATTACCCGATGAGTATATTTATatttacccattttttttaatagtaaaagTTTCCAATGCTCCAAATGCAATGTTTATGCCCCCATATTATTAAGAAAGCCTGCTGTAGCTACTCCATCTCCATATGCTTccaactaaataattaaattgcaataatgcttattttattaGACAAGAATAGTACTTGCCATTTATAAATTACAACTACATACCCTATGCGGCCCCCCCATGTTGTCAGCAACAACTTTATCATCACAATTATAATATATGCAAAGAggattcaaaaaataattctaGATCTCCATTAATTAATCTCCCCCCACATGGCCCTGCTTCCTACCTGCATAAGATCCTTTCTAATTTAAGGAGGagattcattttattatttagattttgttttgttccaTTTAATGGTGTACCCGGTGTGACGTTATTTACTCATGGTgctacatcatttaaaattctAAATTATGTAGTTAGAACAGTTTTTCTCGTGTCGAACACTGATAAATTTGCACCTATAAAAAAGAGAAGTAAGTAATAGAGCCTGGTAGGAATACCGGGGGGAGGATAATTCTAATGCTTTAAGTCAGCAAGGTGTTTAAAAGACAATTTGATTAACTTCAAATAAAGCGGAGTTTTGGAAAGAAACCAAAAGTCCCTTTTACCTAACTGTGGGTTACCTTTTATACTAACTTGCCTTCAACTGTTTTCTACCAGTTCCTACATGATCCTTCTTTCTAGGATGCTTCATCTCACGCCCACTTGCACTAGAGCACGTCTTATTCTTGAGATTTGGCGCACACAAGGTTTGATTAAACCTAATATATACCATTAGATCTGTAAAATCTAATCTGAATAACGAAATGATAATTCAGAGGATTCTAATGCAGGTTTATATTGCATCAACTTTTGGGAGAAACTGGCCTGGGGCAAAGGTGATCTTCAGTGGGCTCTTTGTCCATATGGGCATGGGACTTGCAGTGTGTAATTTTTGTATTATGTGATCAAAATATTTGTACTCATCCTACTCGAGAGGCGTTTTGATTCTTCAGCAAGGCAAACGACAGCAACACTGCAATAGCAAAGAGACAAACGAGCCCCATTTTGGAAAATGGAAGGTCAGATCtatctttgtttcttttccttcgTTTTCTTTTCAAACTTTTCTGAGGGAAACAAACAAActaactaaaaccctaaaagatATTCCAAATCCTTCAGGCTTTGGATGccaacaaaaaataaccatCACCTCTACCAGTAGGACCACAAATATCAGACTGTCTACTTGCTTTTACAGCTGAACCTCCATTTATATGCAAATACTTTGGTCCACCATGAaactcatcatcatcttcacaACAGCCATTAgtttcatattttgaaatttcaatttgtCTACTTTGTGTGGCTGCAGCTTTGATTCTCTCAATGATACCTTAATGGTTTTCTagctgtttgtttgtttctgaTTACTGATGAGAATAAACATAGGAGGAGAGTATCAGCTGTACGCATGCTccatctctttttttatttttctcagcTTTACTCATTGCAATATTGGCATTTTGTGAGGTAACAAGAATTGGCATTGCCCACTCCAGCTCAATCACTCATTCAATACAATGTTGTTATTGTGTCTAGAGACAATATTTGGTAAGGAAAGTCTTCCTCCAAACGAGGTTGGAAAAACAACTATTTCAACTCAGTCTATTAAACTAACGTCTGTctttaaagcatgtgattttcacatgctttttaagaacaaatgttagtttaatagaccGAGTTGAAAGAAACTCAATTCAGATGAAAACAATGTACATCACCGACTGAGTCGTGTGGCTGTCGGGAGTTGTAGTTGTATACATCACcaccaaccccccccccccccccccccccccccatccaTTAGCAGCACCATATTTGTTTGACCCACTCGTTTGGAGGATAAAAAGCCAATTGAGTTGGCCTCGGGTAAGCATCAATTCATCTTTACCAAGGTGGGATTCAACCGCTTATCTCTGTAGCTTTCTAGTGAGAGAAGCTCTTAGCTTTTCTAAGCGAGAAATAGTTTCCTCTCCCTGTGAGACCCTCATCCGCGCCACCTCCTTTGTAAGTGTCAAGGGAGGAGGAATGGactttcttttctaattttttttctttaattttcaaaaccACTACCTTCTCTGCTCTCAAATATACCATCCAGCTTCATCCTCCATCTCCGTTGCGCCTTCCCTCCACCTCCCTCTGTGTCGGCCTCATGCACCTCCCTTCCATCCCCCCTCACCACCCAAGCTGCAGATATTTGGTATGGGACATCGATTTGAAGCTCCTTGTCAACGACTCTAGTTTTAGATTTTACAGTTGCTTTCTCTCCTGTCGCAGCCTCCAAATTACCCTTCTTGTTGCAACACCAAATACCAAGCAACCTCTCTCATGGTTTGAATCAACAGCCGTCTCTCAAGGCGtactttttcttgaatttcatTCAATCCGAGAAACATTGGACCGAACCATTTTATGGCCTATTTCtagttatttgtttgttttatcttATAGCATTATATTTTCTGCTTGGTCATTATTGTTGGGGGCCCCCCAGCAGCCCCTTGGCCTCATTTATTTTGTTTCCCTGTGACCATCTTTCCCAATAttgaataggaaaaagaaaagaaaaaggtaggATTCATATCTGAATCTAAGCTTTTGCTACAAAGAAAGAGGTTTGGGGGAGTGATCACATCACAACCACCTATAAATGCAGGCTATAACACATCTCAAACTTGGGACAGGCCAAAAGTTGTGACAAAAGCAAAAGCGAAAGTTAAAAGCAGAAGTAATAATTACAACCACCATCGTCCACCCAACAATATCTAATGGAACAGATATCCACCCCAAAGtattaatgaaaaaaagaaaaaactagtaCAATGGGGAAATTcgacaagagaaaaaaagaaaaaaaaataaaaaagaaatataaattgaaGGTTGGCTCCTGAGGAaagaagatgagagagagagaggcccgGATGAAACATACAACCAAAACACCAGAATTAACATTCAAGAAGAACAAAGCAATGAAGTTCCCTTTTACAATACATTAGGAAGGATGGCGGCAGGCACTGAATGAAAGAAGAACTCACCGAGAAGACATATCATCTGAATCATTGATGATATCGGGTTGTGGGATTTGATCTTCTCGCAAGCTAGAACCACGCAGCTCCTCAATGCGCCTTGTCACTTCAGGCATTGAAGGGCGTTTATCGGGATATTGTGCTGCACAATCTACTGCAAGCTGCAAGAGCTGAACCATCTCCTCCTCAACATTCTGGTACCGGAGGAGCTCAAGATCGAAAACTTCAGAAGTCCACTCCTCTCGAACTATGGACTGCACCCATCTGGGGAGGTCAACCCCTTCCTCGTTCAGAAGGGCATGAGTGGGAGCCTTACCAGTTAGCAGCTCCAAGAGCAATACACCAAAGCTATAGACATCTGCCTTCTGGGAGACTTTCCGAGGGTCGGTGACCTCGGGGGCACGGTAGCCGGCAACTCGGTTGGGAGTGGAAGAGGGCCCGACAAGGTGCGCTAGACCAAAATCGGAAACTCGGGCATCGTAGGATTTGGTGAGGAGGATGTTGGATGATTTTATGTTTCCGTGAGAGACAGTGGGGCCTTGTGAGTGCAGATATTCGATGCCGCGAGCAGCCCCGAGGGCAATGGCGGACCTGATATCCCAATTCAATGGAGTTCTACCTGCTCCTTTGTTCCCTGTATTGGAAATTTAGAGACAATAAGGCAGTAAAGATAAAAACTGATGAGGATTTAAAGTTGTATTTCTCATTTGGTCTTTCTTTATATGTGTTCAACATTGTTACAATGAGTTGCAGGATAATTCAAGAGTTCTTCTaccacaaattatatatatatcactccTTAATGTAAACTCAAATCTGAATTGCTGCACATGAACAAATGAAACTTAACAATAATTATGTTAATAATGCAACCATTCCTCGGGTGCAACATCACAATAGTTGGATCAGTGCAAAACAATCTAAGACAACAGCAAAACCAATTGAGGGAATCTAAACAAATAGCCCGCTAGCCCTCTTGGATATGCAAAAACAATTGTAGCAAGCCTAATAAAATCCTCAAGACGATTCAAATTAACATTTTCATtatgttttaacttttaatagAGTAGAAACTAGATTACAAACAACAGAAAAGGcacaaaaagagaggaaaatataaaaactaacagagaaaaaaaatatacgaATCACCTTGTAGAACTATGCCTCAGAACAAATCATAACAAATAATAACCACACCCAAAACTAAAAAGGCACACCAATTGACAAAAAGGCTCACCATGCAAGAGCGCAGACAAGCTTCCCATGGCCATGTAATCATACACAAGCAGCTTCTCATCACGGCTATAATAATAAGCCCTGAGAGGGACCAAATTCTCATGATCCATCGTTCCTACCGTCTCGATCTTCTCCTTGAACTCCCTATCCGTAATAGTCACATCCTTCAACCTCTTCACCGCCACCACCGTCCCCATCTCCAACACCGCCTTGTACGCCGTACCGAACGTCCCCTTCCCCAATACCTCCGCCGACGCCCTCAACAAGTCCTCCAAATCAAACACCCTCGCAGCGTTCCCGAAAAACACCAACTTCTTAACCCCTCCACCGTTGACATTGGCATCCGCCGCCTTCACGTTCCCGGTCATCGCCGCCACTGCCGCGGCGGCCACCGAATACCCATTTCCGTACCCGCCGTTCTCGGCCTCCCCGACCGGTTTCTCGCCCGGAATCTCCACCTCCGCGTGCTTCACCGTCGCAATGTCCACCGCGCTCGTCTTCTGGCTGCTACTCTTCCTCCGGCACACTACTATCAGAATCACAAGGATTAGTAGAAAAGCCAGTACGGATCCGATCACAATGCCCGCAATTGCACCGCCAGAAAGCTTCTTCTTTCCGCCGCCATTGTTTCCTCCTCTCGGAAGAGTCACATTTTCGGGAGAGAAACAAGCTTTAAAGGGCTGGCCACAGAGTGAATTCCCCAGAAACGAGTCCTGTTGAAACGACTGCAGTTTCGCTGGGACTGACCCATTGAGCAGATTGTTGGAGACGTTGAACTGCTCGAGCTTTGGAAGGTCTAACGTGGGTGGAATCGACCCGGAGAATTGGTTGTTCTCGAGAAACAACGTTCTCAACCTGGTCAGATTGTTGAAACCCAGAGGGATCCCACCAGAGAAGTTGTTGGAAGCGAGGTTGAGCCGGACGAGGTCACGAAGAGTGAACAGGAAGTCCGGGATTTCGCCTGAAAAGAGATTACCTTGCAAGTAGAGATTGCGAAGGTTCACACAGGAAGCGAGATCAGAAGGGAGTTGTCCCGTGAGAGCGTTAAGGCGCATACTGAGAGTGCGCAGACGGGTAAGGTTGCCAAAAACGCCGGTGGGGAGTTGGCCGGAGAGGGCCACGCCGGGGAGGCGGAGGATGGCGACGCGGTTGTCCTCGCAATTGACTCCGGCCCAAGAGCACGGACTGGGCTCTGTGACATTCCAGAGAAGCGTTCTTCCGCCGACTGCCAACCGGAGGGCCAAGAGCGCAGATCGGTCGGAACCCAGATCTGTTCTTGCCAAGGGCAACACAGCGAGGAGCGTAAAAAGCAAAATGGGAAGCATTCGAGGCAGcatttttggttggttttctTCTGGAGAAAACCACCCAGATTTTGAAAGGAGGAAGTGGGTTTGTGGGGTTTGGAGTGTTGGTTTAATATCCAAGCATTGGTTGGTTTTGGGGGTTAGAGAGTGAGTTGGGGAAGCTGCATTTTGTCTGTGGATTggggagagagacagagagagagagagagagagacagagagacagaggggGAAGAGATACAGACAGGCTGTTTGGGTTAATAATGCCAATTTGatgcaaaaaaaatttacttgtaAAAAGGGTTAAGCAagtttaagaaagaaagaaaccctaCTTGTATTGCATACTCTATATACATAGTACTACATAGTGTGAGTTGGCCAGTCAACTGTGCTTcccctttttatcttttttttcttaaatcctCCTTTTTTGGATTTTCTATATTCAAATCCACCATGGACTTTATGAGCATTTCTCttcagaaaatcaaagaaataaaagtcCTCCTCTTTTGGATTTTCTATATTCAAATCTACCATGACTTTATGGCCATTTCTCttcagaaaattaaagaaatatatatatatatttccacagagagagagagagagattttattTCATGGGGGCAGAATCAAATATCTGATTTTGTTTACTAAATTGTTGTCAATAAATAGACAACACTAGCCTTATCCGTCTGGCTGCCTAGCTACTACCCTTCTATCCCTACACCCTATTATTAGGTACTCTAAAAACAaatactgtaatttttttttttctctatttatattaaaaaaagaaaaaaaaaagtacatataaacAGTAgaatttcatataatttttcaagaatacagtttttagttttttttttttctctctccaagtttaaaataaatttttctgcCACTTTATCGTCAAAGTTAAAGTATTACATGTGTCTCATTTGACACGCTAGCAGCCATGTTAACCTCTGAATGCAATGTCATGTTAGCAGATGTTAAatcattcatgaaaaaaaaaaaataacaaaaacaaatgttaTTGTGGGGTTGCTATATCTTTAGGTTCTCggattttgagtttttttaaattgtacgATATTAAACCGATTAGTTTTTGTGGagttcttttcatttcttataAATGACTTGATACTTGTTTATGTGGCATTGTATTGAGATGTTAACGTGTGGACAAATTGTTAACTTTTACAGTAAAGTAATAGATAAACATATTTTAATCTTTGGCAAAACCTAaatatcatattattgaaattgaaaactcaatgactaaattcaaatcaatttaaaatttaaggactaaatatgagtttctccaaaaaaaaattatatttaaacaattgATAAAACTAAAACACATATACTGTAAGCTCGTTAAGAATTGTAGTAATATTAATAGTATCTatagcattttccaaaatttttacTCTTGTTCAAGTTTTTTgcattttaccaaaaaaataaatgtattaaCATATAActcaaaaattacttttatattaATGTTAAATCAAAAAACTGTAAGACATAAAACATCATTTTAAAGTTTTACCAAACGAACCCATGTGATGAACAGCTAGTAAACAAAACAATTGTATAAATTGTACACCCAATTAATAATCTAAACCCTTTAATAGATTCATAACCTCTTGTATAAAGGATACTAAAGAAATAGTAAAAatccaaagtttttttttttttcttaaaagctTTAACTTTTAACTCATGCATTGAGTTTTATTTGTCCCTTTGAATAATATTAGTaacaaattgaaataattttttgattaattttacGCTTTTAGCTTGCACATGGGTCTATTGTCCTTTCAAGTGAATTCTTGATCATTGtgccattttaattttttttttttttttccaaccatTTAAACCTTGTATTTCTAAGGAAAACGAAATTTGATCCCATGATCTACCATGTTGCCATAGAGTtctcaaataattaattaaaaattatcaaactaATCAATATAgttttatcacttttttattattattattcatcttAATATTTGATAATTTAAACCTTTCAATAGTTCAAAGATCCTCGGATGTACCaaacaagaataatatatacaaatattctatttattttaaaattttaacacattttatatttttaacgaATCAACTTTGATTCATGtggagagagaaagatagagagagattCTATTTCTCAATTTGTAATGActttgccttttttgtttttgtttttatttttttttgtcttttggagGACAAAAGGGAAACATTGTATTCTCAATGGTAAATAGTTAAATCACATAAATCAAATTGAAAGATTAAATAGATATTGCAAATTGTATGGTAAATTATGAAGACAGAGAGATGTTATTCCGGATTCTACAACGATTAATAACatatattgaaattaaattgTGTATCTAATATAACAAAGATAATTAATTCACTTACGGAATGCATGCGGAAATTGCAGCagaataactattttattaaaaaaaatgaataatattattaagaaTGGAGGAGTgtggaataaaataataattattatttctcAATTTGGTGGCAACACATTTGCTCTCATTGAAATTGAactgaaattactaaaataaccatttaaaaaaaaaaaaaaaatctcacattatttcttattttttgaaactcaaatatttaaaagaaagaaagaaagaaagaaaaaaaaataataataaataactaaagCGTATAAATTATGTGGGTGGCCAACTACCCATTAACTTTATAGGTTGTCGCAGCCACCCCCTAAATGCACCGAGGGCGGTTGCAGGCTGTACCAC is a window of Alnus glutinosa chromosome 4, dhAlnGlut1.1, whole genome shotgun sequence DNA encoding:
- the LOC133865555 gene encoding probable inactive receptor kinase At1g48480, with protein sequence MLPRMLPILLFTLLAVLPLARTDLGSDRSALLALRLAVGGRTLLWNVTEPSPCSWAGVNCEDNRVAILRLPGVALSGQLPTGVFGNLTRLRTLSMRLNALTGQLPSDLASCVNLRNLYLQGNLFSGEIPDFLFTLRDLVRLNLASNNFSGGIPLGFNNLTRLRTLFLENNQFSGSIPPTLDLPKLEQFNVSNNLLNGSVPAKLQSFQQDSFLGNSLCGQPFKACFSPENVTLPRGGNNGGGKKKLSGGAIAGIVIGSVLAFLLILVILIVVCRRKSSSQKTSAVDIATVKHAEVEIPGEKPVGEAENGGYGNGYSVAAAAVAAMTGNVKAADANVNGGGVKKLVFFGNAARVFDLEDLLRASAEVLGKGTFGTAYKAVLEMGTVVAVKRLKDVTITDREFKEKIETVGTMDHENLVPLRAYYYSRDEKLLVYDYMAMGSLSALLHGNKGAGRTPLNWDIRSAIALGAARGIEYLHSQGPTVSHGNIKSSNILLTKSYDARVSDFGLAHLVGPSSTPNRVAGYRAPEVTDPRKVSQKADVYSFGVLLLELLTGKAPTHALLNEEGVDLPRWVQSIVREEWTSEVFDLELLRYQNVEEEMVQLLQLAVDCAAQYPDKRPSMPEVTRRIEELRGSSLREDQIPQPDIINDSDDMSSR